The stretch of DNA TGATCACCGGAAAGGCTTTGGCGCGCCAGGGTTCGATCGTGACCGTGTCGCCGTTATTGAAAAGCCGCATGTGAAGCTGGCAGGCTGTGATCCCTCTCTTGGAGCCGTGCGCCTGGCCGTTGATCATCACGCTGCAGGCCCCGCAGATACCCTCGCGGCAATCGTTTTCAAAGGCAACGGGCTCCTCGCCTTTCTTGATCAGATCCTGGTTGAGCATGTCCAGCATTTCCAAGAACGACATGTCCGGGGACACGTCCCCGGCTTCATAAGTCACGAAGCGGCCCGGGGCATCCGGACCCTTTTGGCGCCAGATCTTGAGGGTGAGCGTCATGGATTCCGCACTCACTTGTAACTCCTTTGCGAAGGCTTCACGTACTCAAATTCCAATTCTTCTTTGTGCAGGGTGGCCGGCTTGCCCACGCCCGCAAATTCCCAAGCCGCGGCATAACTGAAATTATCATCATCGCGTTTGGCCTCGTGCTCCCCGGTTTGGCTTTCCTCGCGGAAATGTCCCCCGCAAGACTCCTTGCGGTGCAGGGCGTCATCCACCAAGAGTTCCGCGAACTCCAGATAATCGGCCACGCGCCCGGCGTATTCCAATGCCTGGTTGAATTCCTCGCCCGAACCCGGCACAATCGCGTTCTTCCAAAACTCATCTCTTAACTCAGGGATGCGCGCCTTGGCGTGATTGAGCCCCTTTTCGTTGCGCGCCATGCCGCAGTCATTCCACATCAGGAGGCCGAGTTCCCGGTGGATTTCCAGAACCGTGCGCTTGCCCTTCAGCGCCAGGAGCTTTGCATTCCGCTCCCGGACCTCTGCCGCAGTCTTGAGCACTTCCGGATGATCGGCACCAATCTCGACTTTCTCCTGCCCGGCAAGGTAAGCGCTCAATGTATAGGGAAGCACAAAGTAGCCGTCGGCCAAACCCTGCATCAACGCGCTGGCGCCCAGGCGATTGGCCCCGTGATCCGAGAAATTCGCCTCCCCAATCACAAAGAGACCGGCCAGATTGCTCATCAAATTGTAGTCCACCCAAAGCCCGCCCATGGTGTAATGCACGGCCGGAAAAATACGCATGGGTTGCTTGTATGGGTTTTCGCCCGTGATGTTCTCGTACATATCGAACAAATTGCCGTATTTCTCGCGAATCACCGCTTCGCCGTCGCGGGCAATCGCATCGGCAAAATCCAGATACACGGCCAGACCTGTAGAGCCCACCCCGCGTCCCTCATCACACACTTGCTTGGCCGCCCGGCTTGCCACGTCGCGCGGCACCAAGTTGCCGAAGCTCGGGTACTTGCGCTCCAGGTAATAGTCGCGCTCGCCCTCGGGAATCTGCCCTACAGGGCGCTTATCGCCCTTTTGCTTGGGCACCCACACACGGCCGTCATTGCGCAGGCTTTCGCTCATCAGCGTAAGTTTGAACTGCTTGTCCCCATGCACCGGAATGCAGGTGGGATGAATTTGAGTAAAACACGGATTGGCAAAATACGCGCCGCGGCGGTACGCGCGCCATGTGGCCGTTACATTGCAGTTGGACGCATTGGTGGACAGGAAATAAACATTGGAATAACCACCAGTCCCCAGGACCACGGCATCGGCCAGATGCGTCTCGATTTTTCCTGTAATCAAGTCGCGGGTCACAATGCCCCTGGCATAACCATCCACCACAACCAGGTCCAGCATCTCTGTGCGCGCATGCATTTTCACCTGGCCCGCGGCAACCTGCCGCATGAGCGCGCTGTACGCGCCCAACAGAAGCTGCTGCCCGGTCTGCCCGCGCGCGTAAAAGGTGCGGCTCACCTGCGCGCCGCCAAAAGAGCGGTTGGCCAAAAGTCCGCCATACTCGCGCGCAAAGGGCACGCCCTGCGCCACACATTGATCAATGATGGCGCCGCTAACCTCGGCCAAACGGTACACGTTGGCCTCGCGAGCCCGGAAGTCCCCGCCCTTGACCGTGTCGTAGAAAAGACGGTAAACACTGTCCCCGTCATTCTGATAATTCTTGGCCGCGTTAATCCCGCCCTGGGCCGCAATGCTGTGCGCACGGCGCGCGCTATCCTGATAACAGAAAGCCTCGACCTTGTACCCCAGTTCACCCAGGCTCGCGGCAGCCGATGCCCCGGCCAGGCCTGTGCCCACCACAATGATGCGGTACTTGCGCTTGTTG from Candidatus Omnitrophota bacterium encodes:
- a CDS encoding fumarate reductase/succinate dehydrogenase flavoprotein subunit, translated to MALDSKIPSGPIQEKWEKHKFDLKLVNPANKRKYRIIVVGTGLAGASAAASLGELGYKVEAFCYQDSARRAHSIAAQGGINAAKNYQNDGDSVYRLFYDTVKGGDFRAREANVYRLAEVSGAIIDQCVAQGVPFAREYGGLLANRSFGGAQVSRTFYARGQTGQQLLLGAYSALMRQVAAGQVKMHARTEMLDLVVVDGYARGIVTRDLITGKIETHLADAVVLGTGGYSNVYFLSTNASNCNVTATWRAYRRGAYFANPCFTQIHPTCIPVHGDKQFKLTLMSESLRNDGRVWVPKQKGDKRPVGQIPEGERDYYLERKYPSFGNLVPRDVASRAAKQVCDEGRGVGSTGLAVYLDFADAIARDGEAVIREKYGNLFDMYENITGENPYKQPMRIFPAVHYTMGGLWVDYNLMSNLAGLFVIGEANFSDHGANRLGASALMQGLADGYFVLPYTLSAYLAGQEKVEIGADHPEVLKTAAEVRERNAKLLALKGKRTVLEIHRELGLLMWNDCGMARNEKGLNHAKARIPELRDEFWKNAIVPGSGEEFNQALEYAGRVADYLEFAELLVDDALHRKESCGGHFREESQTGEHEAKRDDDNFSYAAAWEFAGVGKPATLHKEELEFEYVKPSQRSYK